From the Halalkalicoccus sp. CGA53 genome, one window contains:
- a CDS encoding cytochrome c biogenesis CcdA family protein — MTELYGTLVLAVGAGLATFFSPCAYALLPGYVGYYVATTGGRSPPLSGVLTRGVCAAAGVLAVFVALGLVATVIGAAIVPYLAVLELAVGAVLVVFGLLVLLDLGPRPRVSLPRRRSSVAGFGLFGALYALAAAGCVAPLFLAVVVRSLALPVGETAAVMGVYAGSFALCMLAATTVVATGHGLGAERVAGYVDRAIRLSGVVLVFAGIGQLWVATGL, encoded by the coding sequence ATGACCGAACTGTACGGTACGCTCGTTCTCGCCGTCGGCGCGGGCCTCGCCACCTTCTTCTCGCCGTGTGCGTACGCGCTCCTTCCCGGGTACGTCGGCTACTACGTCGCCACCACGGGCGGTCGTTCGCCGCCGCTCTCCGGTGTCCTCACGCGGGGTGTCTGCGCCGCCGCGGGCGTCCTCGCCGTCTTCGTCGCGCTCGGGCTCGTCGCCACGGTGATCGGGGCCGCGATCGTCCCGTACCTCGCCGTGCTCGAACTCGCTGTCGGCGCGGTGTTGGTCGTCTTCGGGCTCCTGGTCCTCCTCGACCTCGGCCCGCGACCCCGGGTCTCCCTCCCGCGACGCCGATCGTCGGTCGCGGGCTTCGGGCTCTTCGGGGCGCTCTACGCGCTCGCCGCCGCGGGCTGTGTCGCCCCGCTCTTCCTCGCGGTCGTCGTCCGATCGCTCGCCCTTCCGGTCGGGGAGACGGCCGCGGTCATGGGCGTCTACGCCGGCTCGTTCGCGCTCTGTATGCTCGCGGCGACGACGGTCGTCGCGACCGGCCACGGCCTGGGTGCCGAGCGGGTCGCCGGCTACGTCGACCGGGCGATCCGACTCTCGGGGGTCGTGCTCGTCTTCGCGGGGATCGGGCAGCTCTGGGTCGCGACCGGCCTCTAG
- a CDS encoding DUF7350 domain-containing protein: protein MRRRDLLTAGAGGFALGLAGCLETLGFERRSAWQEPPIVEGRPDAVYIPASIEEMGVYGVAEGEEVVVALSYTFPHRFWTVTGRDAEMVDIGEEDMLHLMVSVWDRETETVLPTEAELVVEDAGGQRVGEWFLWPMLSQRMGFHYGDNASLPDDGEYTARIRLGSLAVERRGAFEGRFEGGESLEIPFTFDADDVYGLDFELIEEARRGEHGELDPMGGPGDGHGDHGDHGHDDHREPGDHGDHGHGDLPLSFLPDVEGMPGKHLGETESGDARFDAVLDGEYLAVSVRTPYNGYVIPLMALSVAVERDDETVVEEALSEAIDPEFGHHYGREVGELEPDDAVTVSVDAPPQVSRHDGYETAFLEMGDVEFEV from the coding sequence ATGCGCCGCCGCGACCTCCTCACCGCCGGTGCGGGCGGGTTCGCTCTCGGGCTGGCCGGCTGCCTGGAGACGCTCGGCTTCGAGCGACGGTCCGCCTGGCAGGAGCCGCCGATCGTCGAGGGTCGACCCGACGCGGTCTACATCCCCGCCTCGATCGAGGAGATGGGCGTCTACGGCGTCGCCGAGGGCGAGGAGGTCGTCGTCGCCCTCAGCTACACCTTCCCGCACCGGTTCTGGACCGTGACGGGGAGGGACGCCGAGATGGTCGACATCGGGGAGGAGGACATGCTCCACCTGATGGTGAGCGTCTGGGACCGGGAGACCGAGACGGTGCTGCCCACGGAGGCCGAACTCGTCGTCGAGGACGCCGGAGGGCAGCGAGTGGGGGAGTGGTTCCTCTGGCCGATGCTCTCCCAGCGAATGGGCTTTCACTACGGCGACAACGCCTCCCTCCCGGACGACGGCGAGTACACCGCCCGAATTAGGCTCGGCTCGCTCGCCGTCGAGCGCCGCGGGGCGTTCGAGGGGCGCTTCGAGGGGGGCGAGAGCCTCGAGATCCCCTTCACCTTCGACGCCGACGACGTCTACGGCCTCGACTTCGAACTGATCGAGGAGGCGCGTCGGGGCGAACACGGCGAGCTGGATCCGATGGGCGGGCCAGGCGACGGTCACGGTGATCACGGGGACCACGGACACGACGATCACCGCGAACCTGGGGACCACGGGGATCACGGCCACGGCGACCTCCCGCTGTCGTTTCTCCCCGACGTGGAGGGGATGCCGGGCAAACACCTCGGCGAGACGGAGAGCGGCGACGCCCGCTTCGACGCCGTCCTCGACGGCGAGTACCTCGCGGTCTCGGTCCGGACGCCGTACAACGGCTACGTGATCCCGCTGATGGCGCTCTCGGTCGCCGTCGAGCGCGACGACGAGACGGTCGTCGAGGAGGCGCTCTCGGAGGCGATCGATCCCGAGTTCGGCCACCACTACGGACGCGAGGTCGGGGAGCTTGAGCCGGACGACGCGGTCACCGTCTCGGTCGACGCCCCGCCCCAGGTCTCGCGTCACGACGGCTACGAGACCGCCTTCCTCGAGATGGGTGACGTCGAGTTCGAGGTCTAG